The Lycium ferocissimum isolate CSIRO_LF1 chromosome 10, AGI_CSIRO_Lferr_CH_V1, whole genome shotgun sequence genome window below encodes:
- the LOC132032498 gene encoding transcription factor GAMYB-like encodes MSITSETDYMMTSKVDMDSPDEESVALKKGPWTSAEDAILVDYVMTHGEGNWNAVQKHSGLARCGKSCRLRWANHLRPDLKKGAFTPEEERRIIELHAKIGNKWARMAAELPGRTDNEIKNYWNTRIKRRQRAGLPVYPPDICFLASQNKQNEESGAFSSADAQNSNNFEIPAVEFKNLELNHLLYPPPISFLAQGHRVPYSTTSFLSTMHPSKRIRGSDSVFSCSNGDLLLTSFQYQNGSSLLAQPLGFSSYNNHNLTYDDHRSFSSVIPGSHACLNGNSSSSEPTWATKLELPSLQNQTANWGPPASPLPSRESVDILIQSPPAGHSESGSLSPRNSGLLEAVLYESQTMKDSKDNSCPDLKGWETYDDPFSPFSHFSASVFSEYAPISGTSLHELPSIATMSGCKVKQEIGNPAPLDDKDGTSNQTNFSSPKTQHAKNHLALKDAIGSGFFDDCGWDCKQIHAVATSSGQACGRNSCSWDAMSAV; translated from the exons ATGAGCATCACAAGTGAAACCGATTATATGATGACATCCAAAGTTGACATGGATTCACCAGATGAAGAAAGTGTAGCACTTAAAAAAGGTCCCTGGACTTCTGCGGAAGATGCGATTTTAGTGGATTACGTCATGACACATGGTGAGGGGAATTGGAATGCTGTTCAGAAGCATTCAGGACTTGCTCGTTGTGGTAAAAGTTGTCGTTTGCGGTGGGCAAATCACCTAAGACCAGATTTAAAGAAAGGTGCATTTACTCCAGAGGAAGAGCGACGGATAATTGAACTGCATGCTAAGATTGGAAACAAATGGGCACGAATGGCTGCTGAG TTGCCTGGCCGCACAGATAACGAGATCAAGAACTACTGGAACACCAGAATAAAGAGACGACAGCGTGCAGGCTTGCCAGTTTACCCTCCAGATATTTGTTTCCTGGCAAGTCAGAACAAACAAAATGAAGAGTCGGGTGCATTTTCGTCTGCAGATGCACAAAATTCTAACAACTTTGAGATTCCTGCTGTGGAGTTCAAAAATTTGGAACTCAATCACTTGTTATATCCACCACCAATTAGCTTTCTGGCACAGGGACATAGAGTTCCCTATAGTACTACGTCTTTTCTTTCTACAATGCATCCGTCAAAGCGTATACGAGGATCAGATTCCGTGTTCTCCTGTTCAAATGGTGATCTTCTCCTAACTTCCTTCCAATATCAGAATGGCAGTTCTTTGCTTGCTCAACCCTTGGGGTTTTCTTCgtataataatcataatttgacatATGATGATCATCGATCATTCTCAAGTGTAATTCCGGGCAGCCATGCCTGTTTAAATGGCAACTCTTCTTCTTCAGAGCCCACATGGGCTACGAAGCTGGAGCTCCCTTCACTCCAAAATCAGACAGCAAACTGGGGCCCACCTGCTTCCCCGCTTCCTTCACGAGAGTCGGTTGATATTCTGATTCAATCCCCTCCAGCTGGACACAGTGAATCGGGTAGTCTGTCACCTAGGAACAGTGGTCTACTGGAAGCTGTGCTTTATGAATCACAAACTATGAAAGATTCAAAGGATAATTCATGTCCAGATCTCAAAGGATGGGAAACTTATGACGATCCATTCTCTCCTTTCAGTCATTTCTCTGCATCAGTATTTAGTGAATACGCCCCTATCAGTGGAACCTCATTACATGAGTTACCATCAATAGCCACAATGTCAG GATGCAAGGTTAAGCAAGAGATAGGCAATCCAGCCCCCTTGGATGACAAAGATGGCACTTCGAACCAGACGAACTTTTCCAGTCCCAAGACACAGCATGCTAAGAATCATCTGGCATTGAAAGATGCAATTGGCTCTGGCTTTTTCGATGATTGTGGCTGGGATTGCAAGCAAATCCATGCCGTAGCCACATCATCAGGTCAAGCTTGTGGACGCAATTCTTGCTCTTGGGATGCCATGTCCGCTGTGTAG
- the LOC132032499 gene encoding uncharacterized protein LOC132032499: protein MELTTTSQSLSYASFLKLPALLPSRASTHCSSSSINFLGFNCIPRKLTCSARQLRHFGAIHASVAESNSTTGSVTWALEFIGDGDTKHIGSPTAKPRSLEIPSGAVTVGRVADKADVVIPVPTVSGVHARLQNMEEYLVVTDLDSTNGTFIGEKRLQPGVAAAALPGSIVTFGDTNLAIFRVAKLEKLETTASDSEPEEVEANTKEEEPSSS from the exons atggaaTTAACTACAACTTCACAGTCTCTTTCCTATGCTAGTTTCCTGAAACTACCAGCTCTACTCCCTTCTAGAGCTAGTACTCATTGTTCTTCCAGTTCCATTAATTTTCTTGGATTTAATTGCATACCAAGAAAGCTGACATGTAGTGCTAGGCAATTGAGGCACTTTGGAGCTATCCATGCTTCTGTCGCTGAGAGTAATTCAACTACTGGTTCAGTAACATGGGCTCTTGAATTTATAG GTGATGGAGACACAAAGCACATCGGTTCTCCCACTGCAAAGCCACGCTCTCTTGAAATACCTTCC GGTGCAGTTACTGTCGGACGTGTTGCTGATAAGGCAGATGTGGTCATTccggtgcctacag TATCTGGTGTACATGCTCGGCTGCAAAACATGGAGGAGTATCTCGTAGTGACAGATTTAGACAGCACGAATGGAACATTCATCGGTGAGAAGAGGCTCCAACCTGGTGTGGCTGCTGCTGCATTACCTGGAAGTATCGTGACATTTG GGGATACCAATTTGGCAATATTTCGAGTCGCAAAGCTTGAGAAGTTGGAAACTACTGCATCTGATTCTGAACCAGAAGAAGTTGAAGCTaatacaaaagaagaagagccaAGTAGCAGCTAA